ATCGAAAAGGGCGGAAACATCACCAAGGAAGACTCCGGCAAGGTCGTCCCGCTTTCGAACGGGTGCATCTGCTGCTCCCTGAAGACCGACCTCCTGGAACAGATTGCCGAACTCCTCGAGATGAACAAGTTCGACTACATCCTCATCGAGGCAAGCGGCATTTGCGAACCCGTGCCTATCGCACAGACCATCTGCGTCGCCGGACAGCAGCTGCGCAGCCGTGACGGTCGTTCCCTCGCCTGCCACCTCGACAACATCGTTTCCGTGGTGGACGTGGCCCGCCTCGCCGACGAATTCGCCGGCGGCCAGAAGCTCCTTAGCAACGACCTCGAAGAAGAGGACATCGCGAACCTCCTCATCCAGCAGATTGAATTCTGCAACACCATCATCATGAACAAGGTCGATTCCATCAGCAAGAACGACCTCGAACACGTGAAGGCCGTGGTGCGCGCGCTCCAGCCCGAAGCCAAGATGATCGAAACGAACTACGGCAAGGTCGAGATGAAGGATATCCTCGACACCAAGCAGTTCGACTTCGAAAAGGTCGGCAGCTCCGCCGCCTGGGCCAAGGAACTCATGAAAGAGACCAAGCCCGAAGATGATGATGATGACGACCATGATGAACATGAACATCATCACCATGACGATGACGACGAGCACGAGCATCACCACCATCATGACCACGATGATGATGACGACCATGATCATGAGGACCACAGCCATTGCGACCATGAGCACGGCGTGTGCCACTGCGGACACCACCACGACAAGGACCATCCGCACGGTGACGAATACGGCATCGGCACGTTCGTCTACGAACGCCGCCGCCCGCTAGTCCGCGACCGCTTCGAAGACCTCCTGGACAACTACCCCACGAGCATCATCCGTACCAAGGGACTCGTCTGGTTCGAAGACGAGCGCAACAACAGCTACCTATTCGAACAGGCCGGCAAGCAGGCGTCCGCACAGAATTTCGGGCCCTGGTTCGCCAGCGAAAGCGAAGAGGAACAGAAACGCATCCTGCGTGAAAATCCGGACCTGCTGAAGGTATGGGACGAAAAGTACGGAGACCGTATCATCCGCCTCGTATTCATCGGCCAGCACATGGACAAGAAGAAGATTATCGCCGCGATGGACAACTGCCTCGGGGAATGATAAAAAGGGGGATCGCTGCATGCGCGCCA
The sequence above is a segment of the Fibrobacter sp. genome. Coding sequences within it:
- a CDS encoding GTP-binding protein, with translation MKSVPITLLTGYLGAGKTTLLNFVLNNQQGYHVAVIVNDIGEVNIDQTLIEKGGNITKEDSGKVVPLSNGCICCSLKTDLLEQIAELLEMNKFDYILIEASGICEPVPIAQTICVAGQQLRSRDGRSLACHLDNIVSVVDVARLADEFAGGQKLLSNDLEEEDIANLLIQQIEFCNTIIMNKVDSISKNDLEHVKAVVRALQPEAKMIETNYGKVEMKDILDTKQFDFEKVGSSAAWAKELMKETKPEDDDDDDHDEHEHHHHDDDDEHEHHHHHDHDDDDDHDHEDHSHCDHEHGVCHCGHHHDKDHPHGDEYGIGTFVYERRRPLVRDRFEDLLDNYPTSIIRTKGLVWFEDERNNSYLFEQAGKQASAQNFGPWFASESEEEQKRILRENPDLLKVWDEKYGDRIIRLVFIGQHMDKKKIIAAMDNCLGE